DNA from Verrucomicrobiia bacterium:
GCCTTCCAGCATGCCGGCGGGGAGGTGCGCTGGTTCAACCCGATCCGGCTCCGCCGGCTGCCGGTGCGGAATCACCGGAAGGTGTTGGTCGCGGATGACCGCGTGGGCGGGGTCGGGGGATTCAACATCGCCGAGGAATATTCCGGGGATGGTGTCGCGCACGGATGGGCGGATCTTGGACTGGCGCTGACCGGTCCGGCGGTGCGGGGGCTGGCCGGGGCGTTTGACCGGATGTGGGACGCGGCGGCGCACCGCGAGGGACTGCGGAGCCTGTTCCGGCGGGGCACGCGGCAGCCGGCGCAGGTGCTCTCCCCCGATGTGCAGTTGCTGGTCATGGGGCCCGGGCGTTCCCCGGGCGCCTTCCAGATGGCCCTGCGGCAGGACGTGGCCAACGCGCGGGAAATCCTGTTCGCCGTCGCCTATTTCCTGCCGACCCGGGCCATGCGGCACCTTTTGCGAGACGCGGCGGCTCGCGGAGCGCGGGTGCGCGTCATCGTGCCGGCAAAATCCGATGTCGAGCTGTCCCACCGCGCCGCACGGCACCTGTACGGATCGCTGCTGCGGAACGGGGTGGAAATCCACGAATACCAGCCCCAGGTGCTGCACACCAAGTTGTACCTGACCAACGACGCTGCCTACGTGGGCTCGTCCAATCTCGACACGCGCAGCCTGTTCATCAACCACGAGCTGATGCTGCGCTTGACGCCCGTACCGGTGGTCCGGAGGGCATGGGAAATCGGGGAGACCCTCTGTTCGCGGTCCGTCCGGGTGGACGCCGAAACATGGCGTCACGCGCGGGGTCCCTGGGAGCGGGTTCGCGACGCCGTCGCGTACTGGATTCTCGCGCGGGCTGACCCCTACCTCTCCCGATGGCTCGTTCGCGAGCCGCGTTGACCGGGATCGCCGCGAATCAGGCGAGGACGCCGCGGATCACCTCGCCGTGGACGTCGGTAAGGCGGCGGTTGATGCCATTGTGATAAAACGTCAGGTGTTCGTGATCCACACCCAAAAGGTGCAGTAGGGTGGCGTGGAAGTCCGGGATGGTCACCGGATCGCGCCCCACGAAGTACCCGAGTTCATCGGAGACCCCGTGCCGATGTCCCGGCCGAATGCCGGCGCCGGCAAGGAAACACGTGAAGGCGGTCGGGTGATGGTCCCGTCCCGGAGAATCAAGTCCCTGGGTGGCCGGGCTGCGTCCGAACTCGGTGGACCAGACGAACAGGGTGTCCTCCAGCAGTCCCCGCTGCTTGAGATCCTTTAGCAGGGCGGCGACCGGACGATCCATCGTCGCCGCCTGGGTGTCGTGGTTCTCCCTCAGGTTCTCGTGGCCATCCCAATTGATGCGCGGGCTGCCAAACGCCCCCCCGTTGAGGATCTGCACAAAGCGCACCCCGCGTTCGAGGAGGCGACGGGCCAGCAGGCAGTTTCTTGCAAAGCCCTTGTTGACCGGGTCGTCCAGTCCATACATCCGGCGGGTGGCCTCCGATTCCGTCTCCAATCCCGTGGCCTCCGGAATGCTGACCTGCATGCGGGCGGCCAGTTCGTAGGACCGCACCCGGGCGGCAAAGGCGGCATCCCCGGGATGCGCGGCCGCGTAGCCGCGATTGAGCTCCTGCAGCCAATGCAGGTCCGCCGCCCGGGACTCCGGGGAGATCGTGGGAGGTGTCCGGAGATCCACGACCGGCTCATCGGACTGTGTCCGGAACGGCACGCCCTGGTGATTCGCCGGCAGGAATCCTGAAGTCCAGTTGATCGAGCCCCCGGCCGGCAGCCCGCGCGGATCCGGAAGCACCACAAAGGCCGGGAGGTTCTCATTTTCGGTGCCCAGCCCGTAGCTCAGCCAGGCACCCATGCAGGGAAAGCCGTTGAGGGTGAACCCGCTGTTCATCTGGAACGTGGCCGGCGTGTGGTTGTTGCTGCGGGCCACCATCGAGTGGATGAAACAGACGTCGTCCACGCATCCGGCCAGGTGCGGCAGGAGGTCGCTCACCCACGCTCCGCACTCCCCGTGCTGCCGAAAGCCGTACGGGCTTTTCATGATTCGGCCCGGCTGCCCAAAAAACCCGAGGTTTTCACCCTTGCCCTCCAGGCTGTTGCCATGCTGGCGCTCGAGTTCCGGCTTGTAATCGAACGTGTCGAGGTGGCTGACCCCTCCGCAACAGAACACCTGGACCACCCGTCTGGCGCGGGGCGCAAAGTGGGGGGCGCGCGCGGAGGGGCCCCTGCCGTCCGTGCCGGCCAGCGCCAGGGCATCCCGTTGGAGCAGCCATGCCAGGGCCGCGCTCCCCAGCCCGCCGGCGCTCCTCGACAGGAACTGGCGGCGCGGCAGGCGCGGGATCGGAATTGGGGAGTTTGGGTCAGCGGACATGGACGAATTC
Protein-coding regions in this window:
- a CDS encoding DUF1501 domain-containing protein, whose product is MSADPNSPIPIPRLPRRQFLSRSAGGLGSAALAWLLQRDALALAGTDGRGPSARAPHFAPRARRVVQVFCCGGVSHLDTFDYKPELERQHGNSLEGKGENLGFFGQPGRIMKSPYGFRQHGECGAWVSDLLPHLAGCVDDVCFIHSMVARSNNHTPATFQMNSGFTLNGFPCMGAWLSYGLGTENENLPAFVVLPDPRGLPAGGSINWTSGFLPANHQGVPFRTQSDEPVVDLRTPPTISPESRAADLHWLQELNRGYAAAHPGDAAFAARVRSYELAARMQVSIPEATGLETESEATRRMYGLDDPVNKGFARNCLLARRLLERGVRFVQILNGGAFGSPRINWDGHENLRENHDTQAATMDRPVAALLKDLKQRGLLEDTLFVWSTEFGRSPATQGLDSPGRDHHPTAFTCFLAGAGIRPGHRHGVSDELGYFVGRDPVTIPDFHATLLHLLGVDHEHLTFYHNGINRRLTDVHGEVIRGVLA
- a CDS encoding phosphatidylserine/phosphatidylglycerophosphate/cardiolipin synthase family protein, whose product is MTACHWLPNGAECLRRVLRAIVAARHSVRLEVYIFAADAVGVRVRDALLAAAVRGVRVRVLLDALGSSETANGFWDAFQHAGGEVRWFNPIRLRRLPVRNHRKVLVADDRVGGVGGFNIAEEYSGDGVAHGWADLGLALTGPAVRGLAGAFDRMWDAAAHREGLRSLFRRGTRQPAQVLSPDVQLLVMGPGRSPGAFQMALRQDVANAREILFAVAYFLPTRAMRHLLRDAAARGARVRVIVPAKSDVELSHRAARHLYGSLLRNGVEIHEYQPQVLHTKLYLTNDAAYVGSSNLDTRSLFINHELMLRLTPVPVVRRAWEIGETLCSRSVRVDAETWRHARGPWERVRDAVAYWILARADPYLSRWLVREPR